The Sander vitreus isolate 19-12246 chromosome 5, sanVit1, whole genome shotgun sequence genome includes a region encoding these proteins:
- the rgmb gene encoding repulsive guidance molecule B — MGRAGCCCRGAERLASPSLVRRFRPLLLLIIALCGAHIGQCQVSTPQCRIQKCTTDFVSLTSHLTPAVDGFHTEFCKALRAYSACTQRTAKSCRGNLVFHSAVLGISDLMSQRNCSRDGPTSSTHPEVQHEPCNYHSRTQHAHTHSHVHAHTHSHAHGHSQGHSRPVYLFCGLFGDPHLRTFKDSFQTCKVEGAWPLIDNDYLSVQVTNVPVVPGSSATATNKITIIFKPYEGCTDQRVYQAVTDNLPAAFDDGTVSSGDPIHISAGAEGATGKVRALWISERSPGHHVELHAGYIGVTVIVRQLGHYLTLAVRIPEELAQAYDATQDLQLCLNGCPGGERIDQAGHLPLPLSPSALGLQLQQLRRPSYSSQTQASPYGAAQVFSVEGAKERCREQLEVQDIYFHSCVFDLLTTGDANFTMAAYSALKDMESLHPHRDRWRIYPRGSATSTLHSDSQPIMRLALLLLCALSVVLM; from the exons ATGGGGAGAGCCGGATGCTGTTGCCGCGGGGCTGAGCGCCTCGCCTCCCCGTCTCTGGTGCGCCGCTTCcggccactgctgctgctgatcaTCGCTCTCTGCGGTGCTCACATAG gTCAGTGCCAGGTGTCCACCCCTCAGTGCCGTATACAGAAGTGCACCACCGACTTCGTCTCCCTTACCTCCCACCTGACGCCGGCCGTGGATGGCTTTCACACTGAGTTTTGCAAAGCTTTACGTGCATACTCGGCCTGCACCCAGAGGACAGCCAAGTCCTGCCGTGGGAACCTTGTCTTCCACTCTGCTGTGCTGGGCATCTCCGACCTCATGAGCCAGAGGAACTGCTCCAGAGACGGGCCCACGTCCTCCACGCACCCTGAAGTTCAACACGAGCCCTGCAACTACCACAGTCGCACCcagcatgctcacacacactcccacgtgcatgcacacacacactcccatgcTCACGGCCACAGCCAGGGCCACTCTCGGCCTGTCTATCTGTTCTGCGGGCTGTTCGGGGACCCACACCTGAGGACGTTTAAGGACAGCTTCCAGACTTGCAAGGTGGAGGGGGCGTGGCCTCTCATCGATAATGACTATCTATCAGTACAGGTCACTAATGTTCCCGTGGTACCTGGCTCCAGTGCCACAGCAACTAATAAG ATCACCATCATCTTCAAGCCCTATGAGGGTTGTACAGACCAGAGGGTCTACCAGGCCGTCACAGACAACCTCCCTGCTGCCTTTGATGATGGAACCGTAAGCAGTGGAGACCCCATCCATATTTCTGCTGGTGCAGAAGGTGCAACTGGTAAAGTCCGGGCTCTGTGGATCTCTGAGCGCAGCCCGGGGCACCACGTGGAGCTGCACGCTGGCTACATAGGTGTAACTGTCATCGTTCGCCAGCTAGGCCACTACCTGACCCTGGCGGTGCGGATCCCAGAGGAGCTGGCTCAGGCCTACGATGCCACCCAGGACCTGCAGCTCTGTCTGAATGGCTGCCCCGGCGGAGAACGCATCGACCAGGCAGGGCATCTTCCCTTGCCCCTCTCCCCTTCTGCGCTTGGCCTGCAGCTTCAGCAGCTGCGTCGGCCCAGCTACTCCTCACAGACACAAGCATCCCCCTACGGTGCCGCGCAGGTTTTCAGTGTCGAGGGGGCGAAGGAACGCTGCAGGGAGCAGCTTGAGGTGCAGGACATTTACTTTCACTCCTGCGTGTTTGATCTCCTCACCACCGGCGATGCTAACTTCACAATGGCGGCGTACAGCGCCCTGAAGGACATGGAGAGTCTCCATCCACACCGGGATAGATGGAGGATCTACCCCCGCGGCTCTGCCACTTCCACCTTACACTCTGATTCTCAACCTATAATGCGGCTAGCTCTGCTCCTGCTGTGTGCTCTGAGCGTAGTATTGATGTAA